The Candidatus Amarolinea dominans DNA window CGGGCGTCCGAATTGGGACTGACGCAGACTCATTTCATGAATGCGCACGGTCTCGATGCGCCAGGCCATTACGCCAGCGCGCGTGATCTGTACCAGCTCACAGTCAGCGCGCTGCGCTATCCTGTGTTTGCGCGCATCGTCGCCACGGTCAACCACAACGCCGGCGGCTATGCGCTGACCAATATCAACGAGCTGTTGACCCTGGACGCCCATGCGGATGGGGTCAAGACTGGCACGACCGACGAGGCCGGCGAGTGTCTGATCGGGTCGGTGAATCAGGACGGCCATCGCACGATTGTGGTGATTCTGGGCAGCACGCAGCGCTACGCGGATGCCAACGATCTGCTGGCGCATTACCGGTCGTTTTATGGCTGGATGACGTTGAGCGTGCCAGACAGCGCGCTCAACCGGGCACGCGACCGCGCGGGCGAATGGCGTTTCCTGACCACTGGGCCAGCGTCCACGGTTTTCATCCCGCGCTGGCAGCGTCCCTGGGTGCAGCCCCTGCGCGAACGTCTGCTTGATGACAATGATCAGGCGGGCGCTCCGGCCGGCGTGGTTCATTTCCTGCAAGGTGATCAGGACCTGGGCACGCAGCCGCTGCTGTGGGGCGCGTACTGACGAGCGGGAAGTTCGCTGTTGGAGAGCGGGGAGATCGTAGCGGGGGAGATCGTAGGGAGGAGATTGTAATGGAAGAGCGTCTGCAGAAAATCATGGCACATGCGGGGGTTGCCTCACGCCGCGCGTGCGAAGAGATAATCGTGGATGGCCGCGTGAAGGTCAATGGCAAGGTCGTCACCGAACTGGGCACACGGGTGGATCCGGACAAAGATACGGTGCTGCTCGATGGGCACCCGCTGACCGGCTCCGAGGCGTTGCGCTACATCGTGCTCTACAAACCGGCCGGCTATCTTTCGGATACGGAGAGCACCGACGGCCGCCCGTGTCTGGTTGACCTGGTCAAAGTGCCTCAGCGCCTCTATCCGGTGGGGCGCCTCGATTTCGACAGCGAGGGCCTGATGCTGCTGACCAACGATGGCAATCTGGCCCACCGGCTCACCCATCCGCGCTACGAGCATCCGAAAGAATACCTGGTGCTGGTCGAGGGAAAGCCTGGCCCCATTGCCTTGCGCAAGCTGCGTCAGGGCATCGAACTGAGCGGCGGCAAGACCGCACCGGCCGAGGCGGAGATTGTTGATGGCCCGCCGCCTTACTTAGCGCGATCAAGCGATGCCCGCTCACAGCCCACCAGTTGGTTGCGCATGGTGCTGCGCGAAGGGCGCAAGCGCGAAATTCGCCACATGACCGCGGTCGTTGGTCACCCCGTCCTACGCCTGATCCGGGTGGGTCTGGGGCCGCTGCGCCTGGTACACCTCGAAGCCGGCGCGTGGCGTGATGCCACCCTGACCGAACTACGCCACCTGCGCCGCGTGCTGCAAGATAAACCGGCTGCGCACGGCACGCACTTGGCGGTCGTTCCTGGCCGCAGTCAACGCAGCGGTCCCCGTCGCGCACAGCCGGCGCCCCGTCCTGCCCACGGACGCCCGCCCCGCCGCCCGGCGCCGGATCGCACTGACCTCAGCGCGGATACCGCCGATGCACCGCGGCGTGACGCCAGCGCGGATGCCGCGCGCCCGCCGCGCCACACCGAGGGCGCCGAGGCCGCGGATGCACCGCGCCGTGACGCCAGCGCCCGCCCAGGGCGCCGTGCGGATGCCACCCGCCGGCCGCGCCGTTCAGATACCGCGCGTCCGCCCCGCCGCGCCGAGGGCGCGGATGCCGCGGATGCACCCCGCCGTGACGCCAGCGCCCGTCCAGTTCGCCGCGCGGATGCCGCGGATGCACCCCGCCGTGACGCCAGCGCCCGTCCAGTTCGCCGCACCGGCTCAGCCCGCCCACCGCGCGCTGACCGCGCCGCGGCCCCTGGTCAAGCGGACAGCCGCGGCCCTGGCCGGCGTGATTCTGGCGGCCGTTCGCCCTATCCGGGTAGCGACAGCCGGCCGCGCCGGGCGCGCCCCTTGTCCGCGGGAGGCCGCATCGCGCGCGTGCGCCGCAAGAGATCAACCTGATGAACGTTGGCGCCCCGCAGCCCTCTGCTGCCCTTCCCGCGACCATTGCCATTGACGGCCCGGCCGCCTCGGGCAAGAGCACCATTGGTCATGCCCTGGCCCAGCGCCTGGGCTATCTCTATTTCGATACCGGCGTGGTCTACCGCGCGGTGACCTGGCTGGCGCTAACCCGCGGGGTGCCTATCAGCGATGAGGTCGCCGTCGCGCAGTTGGCCCTGACGGTGCCTATTGATGTGGTCGCGCCGGCAGATGCATGCGATGGCCGACTGGCTACGGTCCTGGCCGGGGGCGAAGATGTCACCTGGGCCGTGCGCCAGCCGCAGGTGGACGCCAATGTCTCGGTGGTCTCTGCGTATCCGCGTGTGCGCGATGCCCTGAAGATGCATCAGCGGCGCATCGGCCATGCCGGCCGCGTGGTCATGGTGGGCCGTGACATCGGCACAGTCATCATGCCGGACGCTGATCTGAAAATCTACCTGGACGCGTCCCCAGCGGAGCGGGCACGACGCCGCTGTGAAGAAGGCCGTGAGCGCGGCCTGCCGGTGAGCTACGAGGAGATTCTGGCCGCGATGCGCCGGCGCGACGCCTTCGACAGCGGACGCCGCACGGCCCCGCTGCGCGCCGCGCCAGACGCCCAGGTTGTGGACTCGACTGATCTGTCGGCGCCCGAAGTCCTGCAGCAGATCATGGGCCTGATTGTCGCCTGGCAGGAGGCGAGGGACTGATGCCGCAGGATACTGCCGCGTTGCCGGCCATGACTTGGAGCCGGCGCCTGCAACGGCGCTTCTTGATTCTCCTCGCGCGCCTGGCCGCCTTCTTCTTGCTGCGCTTGACGGTGCGCGGGCAGGAGAATTTGCCCAGCAGCGGGCCGCTGATCGTGGTAATCAATCATTTTGGTTGGATCGAGCCGGCGCTGGCGCCGGTCTTTCTGCCTTACGACGTGGAATTCCTGGCCGCACACAACATGTTCGAGCATCCGTGGGTGGGCTGGATTGTGCGCGGCTACGCGGGCATCCCCGTACATCGTGGGGAGGTGGACCGCAAGGCGCTGCGCATGGCAGCGGCCGTGCTGGCAAAGGGCGGCGTGCTGGCGATTTTTCCCGAAGGCGGGGTGCAGAGCCGCAGCTTTCGCTCCGCGCTGATCCGGCCGCGTCCGGGCACGGCGTTCCTGGCCGCGCAGCAGGCCGTGCCCATTCTGCCGATGGCCTTCTCCGGCAGCGGTCAGGAGGTCTTCGGCTGCTGGAAGCGCCTGCGCCGCGCGCCCGTCACGCTGACCATCGGCCGGCCCTTTGGCCCGTTGACGATCACCGGCCACGGCGCGGCCCGGCGCCAGGCCCTGGACGACGCCAGCGACCTCATCATGGAACACCTGGCCGCTCTGCTCCCGCCCCACGAGCGGGGGCCGTTTCCGTGTTGATCCGTGTCCCTCGAAAGAAGAATGCGAGCATTTTTTGCCACGAATTTCACGAATTGGTTGCCGTCATGCGGATAGGAGATGAGGATGAATCAAGACTATCGCTATCTGGCCGTTGCGGACCCCAGGAAACCGCGTTGGGGCCGGCGCCTGGTGCAACCCATTCTCTACGCGGTGGTGCGCACCCTGAGCCGCACCACCATCGAGGGGCTGGACAACCTGCCGGCGCAGGGGCCGGTCATTCTCATTTTCAACCACATCCACGCCATTGACCCGTTCGTGACGGTGGCGCTGCTGCCGCGCTATGGCGTGCCGATTTCCAAGATCGAAAACTACGACATTCCGCTCTTTGGCGCGCTGATCCGCTGGTTTGGGGTCATTCCGATCCGTCGCGGGGAGGTTGACGTGCGGGCCATCAAGGCGTGCGAGGCGGTGCTGGCGGCCGGTCATGTGCTGCTGATGGCGCCGGAGGGGACGCGCAGCAGGGATGCCAGCCTGCAGGTGGGCAAGGAGGGGTTGGCCTTCGTGGCGCGCAAGAGCGATCCGGTCATCGTGCCGGTGGCAATCACCGGCTCCACCGCGCTGACCGCGTCCTTCAAGCGCCTGCGGCCCGTTCCTGTGCATCTGCGCTACGGAACGCCGTTTCGTTTTCGCTGGCCCGAAGGCAAACTGACGCGTGAGCATCTGCGGCTGCAGACCGACGCCGCCATGAGCCGCGTGGCCGGTCTGCTGCCGCCGGAGATGCGCGGGGTCTATCGCGATCCGCAGCCAGAATGGGAGACGTGGCTGCGGCTCGCGGCATAGATCGGTGCGAGTTTTTTGGACAGGATTGACAGGATGAACAGGATTTGCAATTGCTGGTTAAGCCTGCTTGTCGGGGGTGCGGCGTCCGATGCGTGGGGCGCGCGGCTCGGTGCCGTTGAGCAGGCGTTTGATGTTGGGACGCAGCGCCAGGACGACGAGCAGCGCGGCGGCGATGCCATACCAGACGTAGACCCACGAGGTCAGCCCGGCGGCCGCGCGCAGGGCAAAGGTGATGGGAATCACAGCGGCAATCACCAGTGAGGTGACGGAAGCGTAACCGACGACGAAGACGCCAAGCGGCACCATGGGCACCAACCATAGGGCCGAGAGCGGCCAGAACACCATACAGGCGCCGATGTTGGGCGAGGTACCGGCGCCGCCCTTGAAGCCCATGAAGAGCGACCAGTTGTGACCGGCCACGGCGCCCAGGCCGGCGATGGCTTCGATCTCCGGTACGCCGCCGCTGAGCAGCCGCACGATAGCAACGGCCGCCAGGCCCTTGAGCATATCGCCGATGGCTGTTATGACACCGGCGCCCAAACCACCAGCGCGCATGGCATTGGTGCCGCCGGTGCGTCCACTGCCCACGGTACGCACATCCACTCCACTCATGGCTCGCACCACCAGGTATCCCACGGGAATCGAGCCAAGCAGATAGCCAATCACGGCTGCCGCTGCCACCATCGTTGCTGACATTGAATTCTTCCATCCTTGATTTTACTGTACTACCACAGCATAACACCGTTTGCCCAAGTGAGTTGCGGCGTCAGAATTCCTTCTCATATCCCGCCAGCGTCAGCTCTGCCGTGCGCTGCCAGGTGAATTGACGGGCACGCGCCAGGCCGGTCTGTTGCAACGTGGTGCGCAGGGCGCCGTCGGTCAGCAGGCGCCGCAAAACGGCCGCCATCTCATCGCTGTCAGCCGGATCGAACAGGACACCGGCATCGCCGCCCACCACCTCCGGCAGGCTTGAGGTGTTACTGCACGCCACCGCCACCCCACAGGCCATCGCCTCGATCACCGGTAGGCCATAGCCTTCGTAGAGCGAGGGCAGGATGAACACCTCGGCGCCGCTGTACAGGACCGGCAGATCGGCCTCGCTGACCGCGCCCAACACAAGGATGTCGTTTTGCAGACCCGCCTGGGCAATGGCGGCGCGGATGCCGACGTAGCGCGGGTCTTCACGACCGGCCAGCACCAGGCCAACCTGCTGCGCCAGGCCTGGCGGGTGCGGCGCGGCGCCGGCGCTCTCCTGTGCCTTGAGCTTGCCCCAGGCCTCCACCAGGCGCGGCAAGTTCTTGTGGGGCTTGTTGGCGCCCAGGAAAAGCACGTAGCGCGGGGGCAGGCCCAGGCGTTGACGCAGGGCGTGGATGGCGTCCGCAGATGCGGGCCGGAAGCGGCCATCGGCCGCGGCCGGCGTGACGGTGATGCGGCCGGGATCAACGCCGTACACGCGCTGCAAATCGGCCGCGGCCGAGGTTGACAGGGTCAGGATGTGCGCCGCGCGGGCCAGGGCCAGGCGGGTGGTGATCTCAAAGACGACGCGGTGAAGCGCGGAGGGCAGGTAGGCCGGGTAGAGGTGGGAGATGATGTCGTAGATCGTGACGACCGTGCGGCGCCGGCTGAGATAGGGGAAGATGTAGTAGGGGAAGTGAACCAGGTCGCCGGGCGGCAGGTCGCGGGGCAGGGTGATCTGCTCCTGCGGGGAGAAGATGGCCTGCGAAACGGCGTGCAGGGTCACGTTGGGCCGGCGCGCCAGGCCGGTCACGTCGAAGCGGGTGTTGATTGCGCCCGGCTGTGTGAGCATGACGAAGCGCCAGGCGGGCGCGGCCTCGGCCAGGGCCTGCGCCAGGTGAAAGGTGTAGCGGCCGATGCCCGGAAAATGGTCCTGCACGGTGCGCAGATCGAGCACGATGGTAGGCGTCGTCGTGGTCATGGCATTGATCCTGTCAGGCATCGGCGGTCGGCAGCAGGCGCAGCAGCAGCGCCAGGGCCAGGCGGTCGAGCGGGCCGTAGTGCCGTTGGTAGAAGGTGCGCAGGGAGGCGTAGTAGGCCGCGGGCGCGCGGCGGTTCTGCTTGAGCGACTGACCGCCCAGGTGAACCACGCGGCTGGCCGGTGTACGCCACACCTCCCAACCGGCCTGACGGCTGCGCAGGCACCAGTCGTTATCCTCGAAATACATGAACATCGCCTCGTCCAGGCCGCCGATCTGGCTGAAGACCGCGCGCCGCGCCAGCAGGCACGCGCCGCTGACCCAGTCCACGCGGGCGGCCTGTGTTGCGCCCCAATCGTGCAGCGGCCCCGTGCGCAGCAGGCGCGCCAGGTTGCGGCGCAGCAGGTAGGTCACCGTGGGATCGCGGCCAAAGGCAAACGGCTGCGGCGCGCCGTCCGCCAGAACCAGCGCGGGGCCGACGATGCCGGCCGCCGGATGCGCGTGCAGGAATTGCACCAGGCCGGACACTGAGCCAGGCTCCGGTTCGGTGTCCGGGTTGAGCAGGAGCAAGAAGTCGCCCTGCGCCCGCGCCAGCCCCTGGTTGTTCGCTTTCGCATAGCCAGGATTGCTATCGTTGTAGAGATAGGTCACGGCCGGGAACGCGGCGCGCACGGCCTGCTGGCTGCCGTCGCCGGACGCGTTGTCCACCACGATCGTTTCCCACGTCAGCCCCGCGCACGCGTCCCCAGCCGCTCCAGCGTGCGCAGCAGCAGCGGCCCGACATTCCAGGTGACGATGATCACCGACAGCGTTGGTTGTTGCATCATTCGCTTCTCGCTTCCCCCCTTCTCCTCTCCGCCCCGCGGAGAGGAGAAGGGGCCGGGGGTTGAGGTGAGGCTCCCCTACCCTTCCTTCAGCACATCCCTGAACACCGCGGCCAACTGCCCGGTCAACTGACGGCGCTCGAACTGCTCCTGCGCGGCCGCAAAGCCCGGCCACACCGCGCCGGCCTGATGATGGGCCACGAGTTCGTGTAGCGTGCGTTGGATGGCGGCTGCATCATCAGGCGCCACGGTGAGACCCAGGCCGTACTGCGTCACGATGGCGGCCGCGGCGTTGTCCGCGGCCAGGGCCAGGATGGGGACGCCCGCGCCGATGTAGTCGAACAGCTTGAGCGTGGCGACGCTGCGCTGGCCGGGCGCGGTGATGAGCAGCAGCCCGTCCGCGTCGAGCTGCGCCTGGTGCGCCTCACGCCGCGGCACGGCCGGCCGGAAGCTGACGACGCCCGTCAGGCCGTGGCTGGCCGCGGCCGCCTGTTCAGCCGGGCTGGTGTCGCCGATCACGATCACCTGCAGCGGGATGGCCGGCTGCGCATGCACGAACTGCGCCAGGCCCGCAAAGAAGGCCGCGGCCGAGGTGCCCTGCCGACTGGCCGACAGCGCGCCGGTGTAGACCAGGCGGAAGACACCGTCCGCCTGGCGTTGGCGCTGCAGACCCTGGAACTCGGCCGCGTCGAAGCCGTTGGTGATGGTGTGGATGCGCCCGGCCGCGGCCGGGTAGCGCGTCCGCAGGTCATCGGCAATGGGGCCGGTGGCAGTGACGATGGCCTGCGCAGATGCAATCACGCCGGCTTCCAGGCGATGCTC harbors:
- a CDS encoding 1-acyl-sn-glycerol-3-phosphate acyltransferase; translated protein: MNQDYRYLAVADPRKPRWGRRLVQPILYAVVRTLSRTTIEGLDNLPAQGPVILIFNHIHAIDPFVTVALLPRYGVPISKIENYDIPLFGALIRWFGVIPIRRGEVDVRAIKACEAVLAAGHVLLMAPEGTRSRDASLQVGKEGLAFVARKSDPVIVPVAITGSTALTASFKRLRPVPVHLRYGTPFRFRWPEGKLTREHLRLQTDAAMSRVAGLLPPEMRGVYRDPQPEWETWLRLAA
- a CDS encoding D-alanyl-D-alanine carboxypeptidase; translated protein: MRRFSSHLKESRKMQKGRTVSQSRLLPCLISLLALLSVAAGPPVQRDGSRSPLRLYPHQVSSIRQAAQWPAVQAQSALVADVDTNQVLMAKQADVPRPMASTTKIMTALLALERGDLDRVATVPAAALAVGGSSMYLQAGETLTVEDLLYGLLLVSANDAAVTIALDIAGSEDAFVALMNRRASELGLTQTHFMNAHGLDAPGHYASARDLYQLTVSALRYPVFARIVATVNHNAGGYALTNINELLTLDAHADGVKTGTTDEAGECLIGSVNQDGHRTIVVILGSTQRYADANDLLAHYRSFYGWMTLSVPDSALNRARDRAGEWRFLTTGPASTVFIPRWQRPWVQPLRERLLDDNDQAGAPAGVVHFLQGDQDLGTQPLLWGAY
- a CDS encoding glycerol-3-phosphate acyltransferase, translating into MSATMVAAAAVIGYLLGSIPVGYLVVRAMSGVDVRTVGSGRTGGTNAMRAGGLGAGVITAIGDMLKGLAAVAIVRLLSGGVPEIEAIAGLGAVAGHNWSLFMGFKGGAGTSPNIGACMVFWPLSALWLVPMVPLGVFVVGYASVTSLVIAAVIPITFALRAAAGLTSWVYVWYGIAAALLVVLALRPNIKRLLNGTEPRAPRIGRRTPDKQA
- a CDS encoding glycosyltransferase family 2 protein, which produces MDNASGDGSQQAVRAAFPAVTYLYNDSNPGYAKANNQGLARAQGDFLLLLNPDTEPEPGSVSGLVQFLHAHPAAGIVGPALVLADGAPQPFAFGRDPTVTYLLRRNLARLLRTGPLHDWGATQAARVDWVSGACLLARRAVFSQIGGLDEAMFMYFEDNDWCLRSRQAGWEVWRTPASRVVHLGGQSLKQNRRAPAAYYASLRTFYQRHYGPLDRLALALLLRLLPTADA
- a CDS encoding (d)CMP kinase; this translates as MNVGAPQPSAALPATIAIDGPAASGKSTIGHALAQRLGYLYFDTGVVYRAVTWLALTRGVPISDEVAVAQLALTVPIDVVAPADACDGRLATVLAGGEDVTWAVRQPQVDANVSVVSAYPRVRDALKMHQRRIGHAGRVVMVGRDIGTVIMPDADLKIYLDASPAERARRRCEEGRERGLPVSYEEILAAMRRRDAFDSGRRTAPLRAAPDAQVVDSTDLSAPEVLQQIMGLIVAWQEARD
- a CDS encoding glycosyltransferase; amino-acid sequence: MQPVLIVVHDYPPILSAGAERIVKFAHYLPAFGFRPLILTTGRYGGQATDAAQGVFRAHDLVHTLFSGLRGRAAADVAQEAQFRVATLSSQSLLGRLRDQIMTPDTKLGWLLPAVRLGSRVIAQQRPALIFSTSPPETAHLIARRLAHRHHLPWVADLRDGWLFEPPNPAVRQAAWRRAVEHRLEAGVIASAQAIVTATGPIADDLRTRYPAAAGRIHTITNGFDAAEFQGLQRQRQADGVFRLVYTGALSASRQGTSAAAFFAGLAQFVHAQPAIPLQVIVIGDTSPAEQAAAASHGLTGVVSFRPAVPRREAHQAQLDADGLLLITAPGQRSVATLKLFDYIGAGVPILALAADNAAAAIVTQYGLGLTVAPDDAAAIQRTLHELVAHHQAGAVWPGFAAAQEQFERRQLTGQLAAVFRDVLKEG
- a CDS encoding 1-acyl-sn-glycerol-3-phosphate acyltransferase, which translates into the protein MPQDTAALPAMTWSRRLQRRFLILLARLAAFFLLRLTVRGQENLPSSGPLIVVINHFGWIEPALAPVFLPYDVEFLAAHNMFEHPWVGWIVRGYAGIPVHRGEVDRKALRMAAAVLAKGGVLAIFPEGGVQSRSFRSALIRPRPGTAFLAAQQAVPILPMAFSGSGQEVFGCWKRLRRAPVTLTIGRPFGPLTITGHGAARRQALDDASDLIMEHLAALLPPHERGPFPC
- a CDS encoding pseudouridine synthase, producing MEERLQKIMAHAGVASRRACEEIIVDGRVKVNGKVVTELGTRVDPDKDTVLLDGHPLTGSEALRYIVLYKPAGYLSDTESTDGRPCLVDLVKVPQRLYPVGRLDFDSEGLMLLTNDGNLAHRLTHPRYEHPKEYLVLVEGKPGPIALRKLRQGIELSGGKTAPAEAEIVDGPPPYLARSSDARSQPTSWLRMVLREGRKREIRHMTAVVGHPVLRLIRVGLGPLRLVHLEAGAWRDATLTELRHLRRVLQDKPAAHGTHLAVVPGRSQRSGPRRAQPAPRPAHGRPPRRPAPDRTDLSADTADAPRRDASADAARPPRHTEGAEAADAPRRDASARPGRRADATRRPRRSDTARPPRRAEGADAADAPRRDASARPVRRADAADAPRRDASARPVRRTGSARPPRADRAAAPGQADSRGPGRRDSGGRSPYPGSDSRPRRARPLSAGGRIARVRRKRST
- a CDS encoding glycosyltransferase family 4 protein, which encodes MTTTTPTIVLDLRTVQDHFPGIGRYTFHLAQALAEAAPAWRFVMLTQPGAINTRFDVTGLARRPNVTLHAVSQAIFSPQEQITLPRDLPPGDLVHFPYYIFPYLSRRRTVVTIYDIISHLYPAYLPSALHRVVFEITTRLALARAAHILTLSTSAAADLQRVYGVDPGRITVTPAAADGRFRPASADAIHALRQRLGLPPRYVLFLGANKPHKNLPRLVEAWGKLKAQESAGAAPHPPGLAQQVGLVLAGREDPRYVGIRAAIAQAGLQNDILVLGAVSEADLPVLYSGAEVFILPSLYEGYGLPVIEAMACGVAVACSNTSSLPEVVGGDAGVLFDPADSDEMAAVLRRLLTDGALRTTLQQTGLARARQFTWQRTAELTLAGYEKEF